From Micromonospora sp. NBC_01699, a single genomic window includes:
- a CDS encoding TIGR03936 family radical SAM-associated protein: MRYAKRGPLRFTSHRDFARAFERALRRSGVPVAFSQGFTPHPKISYASAAPTGTASEAEYLEVGLQAEVDPEALRVALDAALSPGLDVLEVVVAHGGSLADRIDASHWRIELPGVESDVARQAVEKFRASSEVLVERLTKQGRRTFDAREAVNRVDVIDQTGAPSEVAGVPCAILDLVIRQVTPSVRPDDVLSGLRVVADLEPPVPPRATRLAQGSLTAHGAIADPLEADRDGVDHR, from the coding sequence ATCAGGTACGCCAAGCGCGGGCCGCTCCGGTTCACCTCGCACCGCGACTTCGCGCGCGCGTTCGAGCGGGCCCTGCGCCGGTCCGGCGTACCGGTGGCCTTCTCGCAGGGCTTCACCCCACACCCCAAGATCTCGTACGCCAGCGCGGCCCCCACCGGGACCGCGAGCGAGGCCGAGTACCTGGAGGTCGGGTTGCAGGCCGAGGTCGACCCGGAGGCGTTGCGGGTCGCGCTCGACGCCGCCCTGTCGCCCGGACTCGACGTGTTGGAGGTGGTGGTCGCCCACGGCGGCAGTCTCGCCGATCGGATCGACGCCTCGCACTGGCGGATCGAGCTGCCGGGGGTCGAGTCCGACGTGGCACGGCAGGCGGTGGAGAAATTCCGGGCCTCGTCCGAGGTACTGGTCGAGCGGTTGACCAAGCAGGGGCGGCGTACGTTCGACGCTCGCGAGGCAGTCAACAGGGTCGATGTGATCGACCAGACTGGGGCACCTTCCGAGGTCGCGGGCGTACCGTGTGCGATACTCGACCTAGTCATACGGCAGGTCACTCCGTCCGTACGACCCGATGACGTCCTTTCCGGCCTCCGCGTGGTGGCCGACCTGGAGCCGCCGGTGCCGCCAAGGGCGACCCGGCTGGCACAGGGCTCGTTGACCGCGCACGGGGCGATCGCGGATCCGTTGGAGGCGGACCGCGACGGGGTAGACCATCGGTGA
- a CDS encoding Rne/Rng family ribonuclease, translating to MLDNEPEGGERTGSQPAGDPAETTDSSTPVRRTRTTRRRTPSATAEPAQAGAPVEAPGDSRTGSDEAPQAEVFAPVAGDTEPAPKVTRRRRKATTADKRDEPPVAGELGTSGVADPELTASGGDSTQLTGSAPVAEPEQPEPAAPVKVTRTRRRKAVPAAAEAEPENVPAEPEVTAAPPAPAPAAVEEEPTPSASTEQVPPGVAVPPTSATAPSGPDLAEPAEEEVPRTRRRRAALSAPTVLFMAPEPEMAPIRPTTPPPAVLIEPVPVPLDDEAAEEADAEPIEPSRRRRRGRRTGEPVELPNDAVEPVTDAAIEGEPDQVDLDEDDEDEDDEAGARRRRRRGRRGRGRGKGPTDELEDEDAEEPAQAEAEAEEDEEDDTDGGDGLTRRRRRRRRKGAGDGTEAGAAEDGVHTVVKIREPRRTTDEVQGVSGSTRLEAKRQRRRDGREQRRTRPPILSESEFLARREAVDRVMVVRQRGDRTQIAVLEDGVLVEHYVTRATSGTMAGNVYLGKVQNVLPSMEAAFVDVGRGRNAVLYAGEVNWDMSGLEGRARSIEHALRSGDAVLVQVTKDPIGHKGARLTSHIALSGRHLVYVPNGNASGISRKLPDNERKRLRDVLKKLVPDGAGVIVRTAAEGASEDELARDVKRLQAQWDDIQARAAEGGAPAPLYEEPDLVIRVVRDLFNEDFQELVVQGDEAYSQVESYLAHVSPDLVARLHRHTGTGDVFVERRIDEQILKGLDRKVYLPSGGHLVIDRTEAMTVVDVNTGKYTGAGGNLEETVTRNNLEAAEEIVRQLRLRDLGGIVVIDFIDMVLESNRELVLRRLTECLGRDRTKHQVTEITSLGLVQMTRKRIGAGLLEAFSETCDCCKGRGVIIHTEPVPEKRAPAGVNGGGDRVKAVASATAPSGTTVPSGPAASAAPAETPTVSRRTRARKSAAPERVAVEIADSDEIDTMGYDLSRYEVDTNDAPDVADAPLTGSARLAGADDPDALGDELDEDGEPTEGGVGGRRRSRRGGTRRRTRP from the coding sequence ATGCTCGACAACGAGCCCGAGGGCGGCGAACGGACCGGCTCCCAGCCGGCCGGTGACCCCGCCGAGACCACTGACAGCAGCACGCCCGTGCGGCGTACCCGCACGACCCGGCGGCGGACGCCGTCGGCCACCGCCGAACCTGCCCAGGCCGGTGCCCCGGTCGAGGCTCCGGGCGATTCCCGGACCGGCTCCGACGAGGCACCGCAGGCCGAGGTTTTCGCCCCGGTCGCGGGCGACACCGAGCCGGCGCCGAAGGTCACCCGTCGACGGCGAAAGGCCACCACCGCCGACAAGCGGGACGAACCGCCCGTGGCCGGTGAACTCGGCACGAGCGGCGTCGCCGATCCCGAACTGACCGCCTCCGGCGGAGACTCCACCCAGCTCACCGGCAGTGCGCCGGTGGCCGAGCCCGAACAGCCCGAGCCTGCCGCGCCGGTCAAGGTCACCCGTACCCGGCGGCGCAAGGCCGTACCGGCGGCGGCCGAGGCCGAGCCGGAGAACGTACCCGCCGAGCCTGAGGTCACCGCCGCGCCGCCGGCGCCCGCACCGGCCGCCGTCGAGGAGGAGCCGACCCCGTCCGCGAGCACCGAGCAGGTGCCGCCGGGTGTCGCCGTACCGCCGACCTCGGCGACCGCCCCGAGCGGGCCCGACCTCGCCGAGCCGGCCGAGGAGGAGGTGCCGCGTACGCGTCGCCGTCGCGCCGCGCTGTCCGCCCCCACCGTGCTGTTCATGGCGCCCGAACCGGAGATGGCGCCAATCCGGCCGACCACCCCGCCGCCGGCCGTACTGATCGAGCCGGTTCCGGTGCCCCTCGACGACGAAGCGGCCGAGGAGGCCGACGCCGAGCCGATCGAGCCGTCCCGTCGCCGTCGCCGCGGTCGCCGTACCGGTGAGCCGGTCGAGCTGCCCAACGACGCGGTCGAGCCGGTCACCGACGCCGCCATCGAGGGCGAGCCGGACCAGGTGGACCTGGACGAGGACGACGAGGACGAGGACGACGAGGCCGGTGCCCGGCGCCGTCGTCGCCGCGGTCGCCGGGGCCGGGGTCGGGGCAAGGGCCCGACCGACGAACTTGAGGACGAGGACGCCGAGGAACCGGCACAGGCCGAAGCCGAGGCGGAAGAGGACGAGGAAGACGACACCGACGGTGGCGACGGGCTGACCCGCCGCCGTCGTCGCCGCCGGCGCAAGGGCGCCGGGGACGGCACCGAGGCCGGTGCGGCCGAGGACGGCGTACACACCGTTGTCAAGATTCGCGAGCCGCGTCGGACCACCGACGAGGTGCAGGGCGTCTCCGGGTCGACCCGGCTGGAGGCCAAGCGGCAGCGTCGGCGCGACGGGCGCGAGCAGCGCCGTACCCGGCCGCCGATCCTGAGCGAGTCGGAGTTCCTGGCCCGCCGCGAGGCGGTCGACCGGGTGATGGTGGTCCGCCAGCGCGGCGACCGTACGCAGATCGCGGTGCTTGAGGACGGGGTGCTGGTCGAGCACTACGTCACCCGGGCCACCTCCGGAACCATGGCCGGCAACGTCTACCTGGGCAAGGTGCAGAACGTCCTGCCGAGCATGGAGGCGGCGTTCGTCGACGTCGGGCGGGGCCGCAACGCCGTGCTCTACGCCGGTGAGGTCAACTGGGACATGAGCGGCCTGGAGGGGCGCGCCCGCTCGATCGAGCACGCGCTGCGCTCCGGCGACGCCGTGCTGGTCCAGGTCACCAAGGATCCGATCGGGCACAAGGGGGCCAGGCTGACCAGCCACATCGCCCTCTCCGGTCGGCACCTGGTCTACGTGCCGAACGGCAACGCCTCCGGGATCAGCCGCAAGCTGCCGGACAACGAGCGCAAGCGGTTGCGCGACGTACTGAAGAAGCTGGTCCCGGACGGCGCGGGCGTGATCGTCCGGACCGCCGCCGAGGGGGCCAGCGAGGACGAGCTCGCCCGCGACGTCAAGCGGTTGCAGGCGCAGTGGGACGACATCCAGGCCCGAGCCGCCGAGGGTGGCGCCCCGGCGCCGCTCTACGAGGAGCCCGATCTGGTCATCCGGGTGGTTCGGGACCTGTTCAACGAGGACTTCCAAGAGCTGGTCGTGCAGGGCGACGAGGCGTACAGCCAGGTCGAGTCGTACCTGGCGCACGTCTCGCCCGACCTGGTGGCCCGGCTGCACCGGCACACCGGCACCGGTGACGTCTTCGTCGAGCGGCGGATCGACGAGCAGATCCTCAAGGGCCTGGACCGCAAGGTCTACCTGCCCTCCGGTGGTCACCTGGTGATCGACCGGACCGAGGCGATGACCGTGGTGGACGTCAACACCGGTAAGTACACCGGTGCCGGCGGCAACCTGGAGGAGACCGTCACCCGGAACAACCTGGAGGCGGCCGAGGAGATCGTCCGTCAGCTCCGGTTGCGCGACCTCGGCGGCATCGTCGTGATCGATTTCATCGACATGGTGCTGGAGTCCAACCGTGAGCTGGTGCTGCGCCGGCTCACCGAGTGCCTCGGCCGGGACCGGACCAAGCACCAGGTCACCGAGATCACGTCGCTCGGCCTGGTGCAGATGACCCGCAAGCGGATCGGTGCCGGGCTGCTGGAGGCGTTCAGCGAGACCTGTGACTGCTGCAAGGGCCGTGGTGTGATCATCCACACCGAGCCGGTGCCGGAGAAGCGCGCCCCGGCCGGCGTGAACGGTGGCGGCGACCGGGTGAAGGCGGTTGCCTCGGCGACCGCACCGAGCGGAACCACCGTACCGAGCGGCCCCGCCGCGTCGGCGGCACCGGCCGAGACACCGACGGTCAGCCGGCGTACGCGGGCCCGCAAGAGCGCGGCGCCGGAGCGGGTCGCGGTCGAGATCGCCGACTCCGACGAGATCGACACCATGGGGTACGACCTGTCGCGTTACGAGGTCGACACGAACGACGCGCCGGATGTCGCCGACGCCCCGTTGACCGGGTCCGCCCGGCTCGCCGGAGCCGACGACCCGGACGCGTTGGGCGACGAGCTCGACGAGGACGGCGAGCCGACCGAGGGCGGTGTCGGTGGCCGGCGGCGGTCGCGGCGCGGTGGTACGCGTCGGCGTACCCGTCCCTGA
- a CDS encoding TIGR03960 family B12-binding radical SAM protein, with protein MSVPTTTTSHSNSIWPQLEPLLPRVSKPIQYVGGELGAVIKEWESATVRWALMYPDAYEVGLPNQGVQILYEVLNEQPDVLAERTYAVWPDLEALMREHRVPQFTVEAHRPVGTFDLFGISFSTELGYTNLLTAIDLAGMPMLAADRTDADPIIVAGGHAAFNPEPIADFIDAAVLGDGEEAVLEITAIVRQWKHEGSPGGRDELLLRLARTESVYVPKFYDVDYLPDGRIQRVVPNRPDVPFRVHKRTTMDLDAWPYPKKPLVPLAETVHERYAVEIFRGCTRGCRFCQAGMITRPVRERSITTVGQMVRDGLEFSGFSEVGLLSLSSADHSEIGDMCSGLAEQYAGTNVSLSLPSTRVDAFNIDLAQELSRNGRRTGLTFAPEGGSERIRKVINKMVSEEDLIRTVVTAYTNGWRQVKLYFMCGLPSETDEDVLQIARLAHEVIKAGRAATGSKDIRCTVSIGGFVPKPHTPFQWAKMETPEVIDNRLRLLKQAINSDRSLGRAIGYRYHDGEPSLIEGLLSRGDRRVGAVIRKVWEDGGRFDGWSEHFSYQRWVGAAAEVLPTFGVDLDWYTTRQREEQEVLPWDHLDSGLDKTWLWQDWQDSMSEFEQDDCRWTPCFDCGVCPSMDTEIQIGPTGKKLLPLTPVNAGLRTPTGV; from the coding sequence ATGAGCGTCCCGACGACCACGACGAGCCACAGCAACAGCATCTGGCCGCAGCTTGAGCCGCTGTTGCCCCGGGTCAGCAAGCCCATCCAGTACGTGGGCGGCGAACTGGGCGCGGTAATCAAGGAGTGGGAGTCGGCAACCGTCCGCTGGGCGCTGATGTATCCGGACGCGTACGAGGTGGGCCTGCCCAACCAGGGCGTACAGATCCTCTACGAGGTGCTCAACGAGCAGCCCGACGTGCTGGCCGAGCGGACGTACGCGGTGTGGCCCGATCTTGAGGCGTTGATGCGCGAGCATCGGGTGCCGCAGTTCACCGTCGAGGCACACCGGCCGGTCGGCACCTTCGACCTGTTCGGCATCTCGTTCAGCACCGAGCTGGGTTACACCAACCTGCTCACCGCGATCGACCTGGCCGGCATGCCGATGCTCGCCGCCGACCGGACCGACGCCGACCCGATCATCGTGGCCGGCGGGCATGCCGCGTTCAACCCGGAGCCGATCGCCGACTTCATCGACGCGGCGGTGCTCGGTGACGGTGAGGAAGCCGTACTGGAGATCACCGCGATCGTGCGGCAGTGGAAGCACGAGGGGTCCCCGGGCGGCCGGGACGAGCTGCTGCTGCGGCTGGCCCGGACCGAGAGCGTCTACGTTCCCAAGTTCTACGACGTTGACTACCTGCCCGACGGCCGGATCCAGCGGGTCGTGCCGAACCGGCCGGACGTGCCGTTCCGGGTGCACAAGCGCACGACGATGGATCTCGACGCCTGGCCGTACCCGAAGAAGCCCCTGGTCCCACTCGCCGAAACGGTGCACGAGCGGTACGCGGTGGAGATCTTCCGGGGGTGTACCCGGGGTTGCCGGTTCTGCCAGGCCGGCATGATCACCCGTCCGGTACGGGAGCGGTCGATCACCACGGTCGGGCAGATGGTCCGCGACGGTCTGGAGTTCTCCGGCTTCTCCGAGGTGGGCCTGCTCTCGCTCTCCTCGGCCGACCACTCCGAGATCGGCGACATGTGCTCCGGCCTGGCCGAGCAGTACGCCGGCACCAACGTCTCGCTCTCGCTGCCCTCCACCCGGGTCGACGCGTTCAACATCGACCTGGCCCAGGAACTGTCCCGCAACGGCCGGCGCACCGGGTTGACCTTCGCCCCGGAGGGCGGTTCGGAGCGGATCCGCAAGGTGATCAACAAGATGGTGTCGGAGGAGGACCTCATCCGCACCGTCGTCACCGCCTACACCAACGGGTGGCGGCAGGTGAAGCTCTACTTCATGTGCGGGCTGCCCAGCGAAACCGACGAGGACGTGCTTCAGATCGCCCGGCTCGCGCACGAGGTGATCAAGGCTGGGCGGGCGGCGACGGGGTCGAAGGACATCCGCTGCACCGTCTCCATCGGCGGCTTCGTACCCAAGCCGCACACCCCGTTCCAGTGGGCGAAGATGGAGACCCCGGAGGTGATCGACAACCGGCTCCGGCTGCTCAAGCAGGCGATCAACTCGGACCGGTCGCTGGGCCGGGCGATCGGCTACCGCTACCACGACGGCGAGCCGTCGCTGATCGAGGGGCTGCTCTCCCGTGGCGACCGCCGGGTCGGCGCGGTGATCCGCAAGGTCTGGGAGGACGGCGGGCGGTTCGACGGCTGGAGCGAGCACTTCTCCTACCAACGCTGGGTGGGTGCCGCCGCCGAGGTGCTGCCGACCTTCGGCGTGGACCTCGACTGGTACACCACCCGCCAGCGCGAGGAGCAGGAGGTGCTGCCCTGGGACCACCTCGACTCCGGCCTGGACAAGACCTGGCTCTGGCAGGACTGGCAGGACTCGATGTCCGAGTTCGAGCAGGATGACTGCCGATGGACCCCGTGCTTCGACTGCGGTGTCTGTCCCTCGATGGACACCGAGATCCAGATCGGGCCGACCGGTAAGAAACTGCTGCCGCTCACCCCGGTCAACGCCGGCCTGCGGACGCCGACCGGCGTCTGA